One genomic segment of Stigmatopora argus isolate UIUO_Sarg chromosome 1, RoL_Sarg_1.0, whole genome shotgun sequence includes these proteins:
- the LOC144077846 gene encoding insulin receptor substrate 2-like — protein MASPPGAAGHLLSNGVNGVKKCGYLRKQKHGHRRFFVLREPADRSPARLEYYESEKKWRNKSAAKRVISLDSCLCVNKRADAKHKHLIALYTKDEYFAVAADSEQDQESWYVVLTDLLAEGRVYDSPASTSSLVGFEEANYGLVSPATATYKEVWQVNLKSKGLGQVKNLTGVYRLCLSSRTISFVKLNSETAAVCLQLMNIRRCGHSDSFFFIEVGRSAVTGAGEFWMQAEDSVVAQNIHETILEAMKAMKELSEFRPRSKSQSASTTPISVPTRRNLNNLPPSQTGLVRRSRTASTAATSPGRKFTSCRIRTSSEGDGSVPRPVSMSMPANGRPASPSACIQLSRSHTLSNGRTCRILESCSNLDHGLSMSVSNSPSAACSPISMSPGHNLSTPNKAAQSFSCSGFLSDTGFMLCDDFSCSPVEAKFLPLTRSDTPDSLSSTPSSRDMNDPCGYMLMVGANGNKSRVAGEGVMIDKAYRKRTHSLTTPRQQKAVSLSSASLDEYTLIQAGNGHNSHSASPKVCYPEDYGDIEIGSSRSSSSNLGDDGYMPMTPGVVPQSGKADNYVPMSPMCVSAPKQIVNPRIHPHGPTSRSYKTSSPSSISLEDSGYMRMWCGSKSSVESPDRHGEYMTMSPGNPHPLQTPPDYYLGLMAGEPTLVRPTYQPSTLSLPAKSQSSKNDDSNQYVLMSPQSSRPRAADVDYYSVMQPAAVQELPLSPSTASPARHTRAQNLTHRGRLGRPNRLSLDTLRTLPSMHEYPLPGEPRSPGEYINIDFSDTRISPPSTLSTESQSSSLSSSDEGSRRPCLTSYIKLEMALHQPKTADTLTAEHLDALPDLALCPSPEEEVVYHVDGKKEPKGVEGDNDYTEMTFGMTSSPPQLVPQNTSIQSGRGRRHSLEELAVPEGIGVFLLGAASSSILDPDCSAKVIRANPQGRRRHSSETFSSTATVTPVFPSFPSHGEAGKRHSSVENISSRSSEGSDEEYGSPVNRQGSAAYQNRLNYIALNLLDNKCDERVGFKPTSSCKQGVNGLHSTSYVCLGFKESATTAKD, from the exons ATGGCAAGTCCTCCGGGGGCGGCGGGACACCTGTTATCTAATGGCGTCAATGGCGTGAAGAAGTGCGGATACTTGAGGAAGCAGAAACACGGGCACCGGCGTTTTTTCGTGCTGAGGGAACCCGCCGATCGCTCGCCGGCTCGGCTGGAGTACTACGAGAGCGAGAAGAAATGGCGAAACAAGAGCGCCGCAAAAAGAGTGATTAGTTTGGACTCCTGCCTCTGCGTCAACAAGCGGGCGGACGCCAAACATAAACACCTGATCGCCCTCTACACCAAAGACGAGTATTTCGCCGTGGCTGCGGACAGCGAGCAGGATCAGGAGAGCTGGTATGTGGTTCTGACAGATCTCCTCGCCGAGGGCAGGGTGTACGACAGTCCCGCTTCTACCTCTTCTCTCGTCGGCTTTGAAGAGGCCAACTATGGACTCGTTAGCCCGGCGACAGCGACCTACAAGGAGGTGTGGCAGGTCAATTTAAAATCGAAGGGTCTTGGTCAGGTGAAGAACCTCACTGGAGTTTATAGGCTTTGTTTGTCCAGCCGAACCATCAGTTTTGTCAAGCTGAACTCCGAGACAGCGGCGGTGTGTTTGCAGCTCATGAACATCCGAAGATGCGGACACTCGGACAGCTTCTTCTTCATTGAGGTTGGCCGATCAGCGGTAACTGGAGCCGGAGAATTCTGGATGCAGGCGGAGGACTCTGTGGTGGCCCAGAACATCCACGAGACCATCCTGGAAGCCATGAAGGCTATGAAGGAGCTCTCCGAGTTCAGGCCCAGAAGCAAAAGCCAGTCAGCCAGCACCACCCCCATCTCTGTGCCCACGCGACGCAACCTCAATAATTTGCCCCCAAGTCAGACGGGGCTGGTAAGGAGATCCAGAACAGCCAGCACGGCAGCCACGTCTCCAGGGAGGAAGTTTACATCCTGTCGCATTAGAACCTCCAGCGAGGGAGACGGGAGTGTGCCGCGGCCCGTGTCTATGTCAATGCCAGCGAACGGAAGACCCGCCAGTCCAAGCGCTTGCATTCAACTCAGCAGGTCCCACACTCTGAGCAACGGCCGCACCTGCAGGATACTTGAGTCGTGCTCCAACCTGGACCACGGCCTGTCCATGTCAGTGTCCAACTCCCCTTCAGCCGCCTGCAGCCCCATCAGCATGTCCCCCGGGCATAATCTTTCCACTCCCAACAAGGCTGCTCAATCTTTTAGTTGCAGCGGCTTCCTTAGCGACACTGGCTTCATGCTGTGTGATGATTTCAGTTGCAGTCCAGTTGAAGCAAAGTTCCTTCCCCTGACTCGCAGCGACACCCCTGACTCCCTGTCGAGCACCCCCTCGTCCCGTGACATGAACGACCCTTGTGGCTACATGCTAATGGTGGGTGCGAACGGTAACAAGTCCAGGGTGGCTGGAGAAGGCGTGATGATTGATAAAGCTTACAGGAAGCGAACTCACTCCCTCACAACGCCGCGTCAACAGAAAGCGGTGTCACTGTCTTCCGCATCTCTAGACGAGTACACACTCATCCAGGCTGGCAATGGACACAACTCTCATTCAGCCTCACCCAAAGTCTGCTATCCAGAAGATTATGGAGACATCGAGATTGGCTCATCCAGAAGCTCAAGCAGTAACCTTGGTGATGATGGCTACATGCCGATGACTCCAGGTGTGGTGCCACAATCTGGTAAAGCAGACAACTATGTGCCCATGAGCCCCATGTGTGTGTCTGCACCCAAACAGATTGTGAACCCCCGAATCCATCCTCACGGACCTACCAGTAGAAGCTATAAGACCAGCTCCCCCTCCAGCATCTCACTGGAGGACAGCGGTTACATGAGAATGTGGTGTGGCTCCAAATCCTCTGTGGAGAGCCCGGACAGGCACGGGGAATACATGACCATGTCACCTGGAAACCCACATCCACTTCAGACCCCCCCAGATTACTATTTGGGGTTAATGGCTGGAGAACCGACACTGGTGAGGCCGACATACCAGCCGAGCACCCTGTCTCTCCCTGCTAAATCCCAATCCTCCAAGAATGATGACAGCAACCAGTATGTATTGATGAGTCCTCAAAGTTCGAGACCGAGGGCGGCGGATGTGGACTACTATTCTGTGATGCAACCCGCAGCCGTTCAAGAGTTGCCACTGAGCCCTTCAACTGCTTCACCGGCTAGACACACCCGGGCTCAGAACCTGACCCACAGAGGGAGACTCGGCAGGCCCAACAGACTGTCCCTTGATACTCTCAGGACCCTGCCCAGCATGCATGAGTACCCCCTACCCGGAGAGCCCCGCAGCCCTGGAGAATACATTAACATTGATTTCAGTGATACACGAATCTCTCCACCTTCAACATTGTCCACTGAGAGCCAGTCATCTTCACTGAGCTCCAGCGATGAAGGTTCCAGAAGGCCCTGTCTGACCTCCTACATCAAACTTGAGATGGCCTTGCATCAGCCAAAGACGGCTGACACTCTTACTGCAGAACACCTGGATGCACTCCCAGACCTAGCCTTGTGTCCCAGCCCAGAGGAGGAAGTGGTGTACCATGTAGATGGAAAGAAAGAGCCAAAAGGAGTAGAGGGGGATAACGACTATACTGAAATGACATTTGGAATGACCAGCTCACCCCCACAGCTCGTTCCTCAAAACACAAG TATCCAGAGTGGCAGGGGGAGAAGGCATTCACTTGAGGAGTTGGCGGTCCCAGAAGGAATTGGAGTCTTCCTCCTAGGGGCTGCCTCTTCATCCATACTCGATCCCGACTGCTCCGCCAAGGTGATCCGCGCCAATCCGCAAGGACGTAGACGCCACAGCTCTGAGACCTTTTCCTCCACGGCCACCGTGACACCGGTCTTCCCTTCGTTCCCTTCCCACGGTGAGGCTGGGAAGAGGCACAGCTCTGTGGAGAACATCTCCTCCCGGAGCAGCGAGGGGTCCGACGAGGAGTATGGCAGCCCCGTAAACCGGCAGGGCTCGGCCGCTTATCAAAACAGACTCAACTACATTGCCTTGAATCTCCTGGACAACAAATGTGACGAACGTGTTGGGTTCAAACCAACCAGCAGTTGCAAACAGGGAGTCAATGGATTACACAGCACGTCATATGTCTGCTTGGGCTTCAAGGAGTCTGCAACTACTGCCAAAG ATTAA